One part of the Flavobacterium johnsoniae UW101 genome encodes these proteins:
- a CDS encoding acyltransferase family protein — protein MNNTTNGRLISLDVLRGFVMFWIMSGEHIIHALAKAAPIPIFIWMSSQLHHAEWNGITFYDMIFPVFLFVAGVSMPFSFEKKMKLAGVKEPKDLPKAEKRKIYLSMLRRTCILLVLGFVVNGLLRFDGFDQTRFASVLGRIGLAWFFAGIIYLNFDFKKQLICFFGILIGYYAAMKWIPVPNFGAGVLTKEGSLEGYIDRLFLPGRLHSTVYDPEGIFSTIPAIATALLGVFIGTFLKAKCPFSINIKLLLMALAAVVLIIAGLIWDINFPINKHLWTSSFVCFVGGFSILFFVFFYAIIDLLGFQKWAFPLVLIGSNSILIYIAAEGSVDFKHTADYVFGGLIQYTSIIWQPFFAALSVTIVQLLLLYFLYKKKWFLKI, from the coding sequence ATGAATAACACTACAAATGGAAGACTAATCTCTTTAGATGTGCTTCGCGGATTTGTTATGTTTTGGATTATGAGCGGTGAACATATTATTCATGCTCTGGCTAAAGCAGCACCAATTCCTATTTTTATCTGGATGTCTTCACAGCTGCATCATGCGGAATGGAATGGAATTACATTTTATGATATGATTTTTCCTGTCTTCTTATTTGTTGCCGGAGTTTCTATGCCATTCTCTTTCGAAAAGAAAATGAAATTGGCAGGAGTTAAGGAACCAAAAGATCTGCCTAAAGCCGAAAAGCGTAAAATCTATTTATCGATGCTCAGAAGAACCTGTATTTTACTAGTTTTAGGATTTGTTGTAAATGGATTATTGCGATTTGACGGATTCGATCAAACCCGCTTTGCGAGTGTTTTGGGAAGAATTGGACTGGCGTGGTTTTTTGCAGGAATCATCTATTTGAATTTTGACTTTAAAAAACAATTGATTTGTTTTTTTGGTATTTTGATTGGGTATTATGCTGCGATGAAATGGATTCCTGTACCCAATTTTGGAGCAGGAGTTTTAACCAAAGAAGGTTCATTGGAAGGTTATATTGACCGCTTGTTTTTACCAGGAAGACTCCATAGTACGGTGTACGATCCGGAAGGAATATTTTCGACCATACCGGCTATTGCAACAGCTTTATTAGGCGTTTTTATCGGAACATTTTTAAAAGCCAAGTGTCCTTTTTCTATAAATATCAAACTGCTTTTAATGGCACTTGCAGCTGTAGTTTTGATTATTGCAGGTTTAATCTGGGATATTAACTTTCCTATCAATAAACATTTGTGGACCAGTTCTTTCGTATGTTTTGTTGGCGGATTCAGTATTTTATTTTTTGTTTTCTTTTATGCAATAATTGATTTATTGGGTTTTCAAAAATGGGCATTCCCATTGGTTTTAATTGGCTCAAATTCTATTTTGATTTACATCGCTGCAGAAGGTTCTGTCGATTTTAAGCATACAGCAGATTATGTTTTTGGCGGCCTTATACAATACACGTCAATTATTTGGCAGCCTTTTTTTGCTGCTTTATCTGTAACAATCGTACAGCTTTTGTTACTCTATTTTTTATATAAAAAGAAATGGTTTCTCAAGATTTAG
- a CDS encoding sodium/sugar symporter: MNVLQTADYIVFFIYFVIVTAYGMYIYRSKKTAATSSNEYFLAEGSLTWWAIGASLIASNISAEHFIGMSGSGFAIGLAIASYEWMSAATLIIVAMFILPIYLKNKIFTMPQFLAKRYSGTVSTIMAIIWLLIYVFVNLTSIIYLGALAISSIAPVSFQFCVIGLSLFSVIVTLGGMKVIGYTDMFQVIVLILGGLVTTYLALTLLSDQFGFGKDILKGLAVIADQAPDHLHMILDESNPHYNELPGMSVLVGGMLINNLAYWGCNQYIVQRALGADLKTARKGILFAAFLKLLVPIIAVLPGIAMFVMHQNGAFQQEMVDAAGVLKPDHAYPTLMNLLPAGLKGVALAALTAAIVASLAGKANSISTIFSLDIYKKYFNSQASEKKLVRTGRWCVVVCMIIAAFVAPALKTLDQAYQFIQEYVGFFSPGVLAIFLLGMFWKKTTPSAGLAGALLTVPIAAVLKFLPMWTEGTFPDYPFLDRMTIVFFMIVFIMVGISLAKPASEEESEIHKIDVDKSMFKVSSEFIVGSFIISGILVALYTVFW, translated from the coding sequence ATGAATGTATTACAAACCGCAGATTACATTGTTTTCTTTATTTATTTTGTCATAGTCACGGCTTATGGAATGTATATTTACAGAAGCAAAAAAACTGCAGCGACCAGTTCAAACGAATACTTTTTAGCCGAAGGCTCACTTACCTGGTGGGCAATTGGAGCGTCGCTGATTGCTTCTAATATTTCAGCAGAACACTTTATTGGCATGAGTGGTTCGGGATTTGCCATCGGACTTGCCATTGCTTCTTACGAATGGATGTCTGCCGCTACTTTGATTATCGTAGCAATGTTTATCCTGCCCATTTATCTTAAGAATAAGATATTTACAATGCCGCAGTTTTTAGCCAAAAGATACAGCGGTACCGTAAGTACTATTATGGCAATTATATGGCTGTTGATTTACGTATTTGTTAATCTTACCTCTATCATTTATCTGGGTGCTCTGGCAATTTCGTCTATTGCGCCCGTTAGCTTTCAGTTTTGTGTTATCGGTTTGAGTTTATTCTCTGTTATTGTAACTTTAGGAGGAATGAAAGTCATAGGATATACTGATATGTTTCAGGTTATTGTGTTAATTCTTGGAGGATTAGTAACCACTTATTTGGCATTGACTTTACTTTCAGATCAGTTTGGTTTTGGAAAAGATATTCTAAAAGGTCTTGCTGTGATAGCAGATCAGGCGCCAGATCATCTACATATGATTTTAGACGAATCCAATCCGCATTATAATGAATTGCCGGGAATGTCAGTTTTAGTGGGCGGAATGTTAATCAATAATCTGGCCTATTGGGGATGTAATCAATATATTGTTCAAAGAGCTTTAGGAGCCGATTTGAAAACGGCAAGAAAAGGAATTTTATTTGCTGCTTTTCTAAAATTATTAGTTCCAATTATTGCTGTTTTGCCAGGTATTGCCATGTTTGTAATGCACCAAAATGGAGCTTTCCAACAGGAAATGGTTGATGCTGCAGGAGTTTTAAAACCAGATCATGCATATCCAACTTTAATGAATTTGCTTCCTGCCGGATTAAAAGGTGTGGCTTTAGCAGCTTTAACAGCGGCAATTGTAGCTTCTTTAGCAGGAAAGGCCAATAGCATTTCGACTATTTTTTCTTTAGATATTTATAAAAAATATTTCAATTCGCAGGCATCAGAAAAAAAACTGGTTCGTACCGGAAGATGGTGTGTTGTAGTTTGTATGATTATCGCGGCTTTTGTAGCGCCGGCATTAAAAACTTTAGATCAGGCATATCAGTTTATTCAGGAATATGTTGGTTTTTTCTCTCCAGGCGTTTTGGCGATTTTCTTATTGGGAATGTTTTGGAAAAAAACAACACCATCAGCTGGACTCGCAGGCGCATTATTGACAGTGCCAATTGCCGCGGTTTTAAAATTCCTCCCGATGTGGACAGAAGGTACTTTCCCTGATTATCCATTTTTAGATAGAATGACTATTGTTTTCTTTATGATTGTATTCATAATGGTTGGTATTAGTTTAGCAAAACCAGCATCTGAGGAAGAGTCTGAAATTCATAAAATAGATGTAGATAAATCAATGTTCAAAGTCTCTTCTGAATTTATTGTAGGTTCCTTTATTATCAGCGGGATATTAGTGGCTTTGTATACTGTTTTCTGGTAA